A stretch of Aphanothece sacrum FPU1 DNA encodes these proteins:
- a CDS encoding Fic family protein yields MTSYYQWLTQLEVVTLHNAIIRDYGGHSNILDEGALESTLHRPQNLVYYQPDSTVFDLAAAYGYGIVININHFFDYFFSSITIKILI; encoded by the coding sequence ATGACTTCTTATTATCAATGGCTTACACAATTAGAAGTTGTAACTTTACACAATGCCATTATTAGAGATTATGGAGGACATTCTAATATACTTGATGAAGGTGCTTTAGAGTCTACTCTTCATCGTCCCCAAAACTTAGTTTACTATCAACCTGACTCTACTGTTTTTGACTTAGCAGCAGCCTATGGATATGGTATCGTTATTAATATAAATCATTTTTTTGACTATTTCTTCTCATCCATTACCATAAAAATCCTCATCTAA
- a CDS encoding AbrB/MazE/SpoVT family DNA-binding domain-containing protein — protein MTTLKLKIIDNGVGITFPEEYLKHLGVKSGDEVLIRKEADGRIVLSPYNSDLAATMEAYQKVKELYHNTLKALSDQ, from the coding sequence ATGACTACCCTTAAACTTAAAATCATTGATAATGGTGTTGGTATAACATTTCCTGAAGAATACTTAAAACATCTTGGTGTTAAATCAGGTGATGAAGTTTTAATAAGAAAAGAAGCTGATGGTCGAATTGTTTTATCTCCTTATAATTCTGATTTAGCTGCTACGATGGAAGCTTATCAAAAAGTCAAGGAACTTTACCATAACACATTAAAAGCTTTATCTGATCAATGA
- the psbB gene encoding photosystem II chlorophyll-binding protein CP47, producing the protein MGLPWYRVHTVVLNDPGRLISVHLMHTALVAGWAGSMALYELAIFDPSDPVLNPMWRQGMFVLPFMARLGVTSSWGGWSVTGETGLNPGYWSFEGVAAAHIVLSGLLFLAAVWHWVFWDLELFVDARTGEPALDLPKMFGIHLFLSGLLCFGFGAFHLTGLWGPGMWVSDPYSLTGHVQPVAPEWGPAGFNPFNPGGVVAHHIAAGIVGIIAGLFHLTVRPPERLYKALRMGNIETVLSSSIAAVFFAAFVVAGTMWYGNATTPVELFGPTRYQWDNGFFQQEIARRVEANVAAGDSLTEAWSKIPEKLAFYDYVGNSPAKGGLFRTGSMVSGDGIAQSWLGHAVFKDKEGRVLNVRRMPNFFETFPIVMTDAEGVVRADIPFRRAESKLSVEQTGITVSFYGGALDGQVFSNPADVKKFARQAQLGEAFEFDRETLGSDGVFRTSPRGWFTFGHAVFALLFFFGHIWHGSRTLYRDVFAGIDPDLEEQVEFGLFAKVGDLSTRREG; encoded by the coding sequence ATGGGACTACCTTGGTATCGAGTTCACACAGTCGTTCTGAATGACCCAGGACGTTTAATATCAGTTCACCTGATGCACACTGCTCTAGTAGCAGGTTGGGCAGGTTCTATGGCTCTGTATGAGCTAGCTATTTTTGATCCTAGTGATCCCGTTCTTAACCCTATGTGGCGACAAGGGATGTTTGTACTTCCCTTCATGGCCCGTTTAGGAGTCACTAGTTCTTGGGGTGGTTGGAGTGTCACCGGAGAAACTGGGTTAAATCCTGGTTATTGGTCATTTGAAGGGGTTGCTGCCGCTCATATTGTCCTATCTGGTTTACTCTTCTTAGCTGCCGTTTGGCATTGGGTTTTCTGGGACTTAGAGCTATTTGTTGATGCTCGTACAGGAGAACCCGCTCTCGACTTACCAAAAATGTTCGGGATTCACTTGTTCTTATCTGGTCTACTCTGCTTTGGGTTTGGCGCATTTCACCTCACCGGATTGTGGGGGCCTGGAATGTGGGTATCTGACCCCTATAGTTTGACTGGCCATGTTCAACCTGTGGCACCTGAATGGGGGCCAGCCGGGTTTAACCCCTTTAATCCAGGTGGTGTAGTGGCTCACCACATTGCGGCTGGTATTGTGGGCATTATTGCGGGGTTATTCCACTTAACGGTACGGCCTCCCGAACGCCTTTACAAAGCTTTGAGAATGGGGAATATTGAAACCGTTCTCTCTAGCAGTATTGCGGCTGTATTCTTCGCTGCTTTCGTGGTAGCTGGAACCATGTGGTATGGCAATGCGACCACTCCTGTTGAGTTATTTGGGCCGACCCGTTATCAATGGGATAATGGTTTCTTCCAACAAGAAATTGCTCGTCGGGTAGAAGCGAATGTAGCGGCTGGAGACAGCTTAACTGAAGCTTGGTCAAAAATTCCTGAAAAATTGGCGTTTTATGACTATGTGGGTAATAGCCCCGCTAAAGGCGGTTTATTCCGTACTGGTTCCATGGTCAGTGGTGATGGTATCGCCCAAAGTTGGTTAGGTCATGCGGTCTTTAAGGACAAAGAAGGTCGGGTATTAAACGTTCGTCGGATGCCTAACTTCTTTGAAACTTTCCCCATTGTTATGACTGATGCTGAAGGTGTTGTTCGTGCGGATATTCCTTTCCGTCGGGCAGAGTCTAAACTCAGTGTGGAACAAACGGGTATAACTGTTAGTTTCTACGGTGGTGCGTTAGATGGTCAAGTCTTTTCTAACCCTGCTGATGTGAAGAAATTCGCTCGTCAAGCTCAGTTAGGTGAAGCTTTTGAATTTGACCGCGAAACTTTGGGTTCTGATGGGGTATTCCGTACCAGTCCCAGAGGTTGGTTCACTTTTGGACACGCTGTCTTTGCTCTGTTGTTCTTCTTTGGTCATATTTGGCATGGTTCTCGTACTCTGTACCGAGATGTATTTGCGGGTATTGACCCTGATCTCGAAGAACAAGTCGAGTTTGGTTTGTTTGCTAAAGTGGGTGACTTGAGTACCCGTCGAGAAGGTTAG
- a CDS encoding acyltransferase family protein: MFSVDKIKKVSKNMIKSNDQSLLKLSRIIEFDALRVMALFMILYTHFFAYVPLNLYLNVIFNNTALIGLSIFVFLSGFGLYTSVLSKGLTNFNPLDFLKKRLLRIYPLYLLSIILYFLIFNFLKIYQPFDLQPIVRAIIGHLLCLQVIFYPKIPQMMTIWFIGMIVPFYLLFLITAALPIRKFIIANLFIFLLLVFIKFIFEINDIELIDLRLIFYYPIFVFGSIVAGFAEFFNRKQIYLKPAILLNLLLITIFSLFLQTQDQLTFPHSLHLKLIDVINVIYFFIHSFLFTTLLTLGVFLISQWIKQQKSLVVYLSNLSYAAYLLHRVVYGLFFFVINRQLNLPHLVRIPLFLLITILLFWISDKVVLLEKLLLKRVFPKIG; the protein is encoded by the coding sequence TTGTTTTCAGTAGATAAAATAAAAAAAGTCAGTAAGAATATGATTAAAAGTAACGATCAATCTTTGTTGAAACTATCAAGAATTATTGAATTTGATGCATTAAGAGTCATGGCATTGTTCATGATACTTTATACTCATTTTTTTGCTTATGTTCCCCTGAATCTCTATCTTAATGTTATCTTTAATAATACTGCTTTGATTGGGCTTTCAATATTTGTTTTTCTGTCTGGTTTTGGCTTATATACTTCGGTATTAAGTAAAGGCTTGACTAATTTTAATCCTTTAGATTTCTTAAAAAAAAGATTGCTTCGGATCTATCCTCTTTATTTACTTTCTATTATTCTATATTTTCTAATATTTAATTTTCTTAAAATTTATCAGCCTTTTGATTTACAACCCATAGTACGAGCCATTATTGGTCATCTACTTTGTTTACAAGTTATTTTTTACCCTAAGATACCACAGATGATGACTATCTGGTTTATAGGGATGATTGTTCCTTTCTATCTTCTTTTTCTCATAACGGCAGCTTTACCTATTAGGAAATTTATAATTGCTAATTTATTTATTTTTTTATTACTCGTTTTTATCAAGTTTATTTTTGAAATTAATGATATTGAATTAATTGATTTACGTTTAATTTTTTACTATCCAATTTTTGTTTTTGGTTCCATCGTAGCTGGATTTGCAGAGTTTTTTAATAGAAAACAAATATATTTAAAACCAGCCATACTTTTAAATTTATTGTTAATAACTATTTTCTCTTTATTTTTGCAAACCCAAGATCAACTCACATTTCCTCATAGTCTTCATCTGAAATTGATAGATGTCATTAATGTCATTTATTTTTTCATCCACTCATTTCTTTTCACCACCCTATTAACTTTAGGAGTTTTTCTGATTTCTCAATGGATTAAACAACAGAAATCGTTAGTTGTGTATTTATCTAATTTATCCTATGCAGCTTATTTGCTTCACCGCGTTGTTTACGGGTTATTTTTCTTCGTTATTAATCGTCAACTAAATCTGCCACATCTAGTAAGGATTCCCTTATTTCTACTGATAACAATATTATTATTTTGGATATCGGATAAAGTAGTCTTATTAGAGAAACTTCTTTTGAAGAGGGTATTCCCAAAAATTGGCTAA
- a CDS encoding neutral zinc metallopeptidase has protein sequence MRHTITAGFISVLLGLFPLNPVQAAWDAPTLSLMSQGLDAFWGGFLQRLGVKYTYPVVHTHKGAEMTPCGLAMIAHYCSQTNTIHLNMTQMNKLASRIGDSAAYFSLAHEYGHSVQRHLGMLDKNLPVVVLELQADCLAGVFFSATKQLGLLEPGDIEEGVIMATMTGDNHYEDPSHHGTSKQRAKAFLSGLRNPTACFQ, from the coding sequence ATGAGACACACAATTACTGCCGGATTTATTTCAGTATTGCTTGGATTATTTCCTTTAAACCCTGTTCAAGCTGCATGGGACGCGCCTACTTTATCATTGATGAGTCAAGGACTAGATGCGTTTTGGGGAGGGTTTCTGCAACGGTTAGGGGTTAAGTATACTTACCCCGTTGTCCATACCCATAAAGGGGCAGAAATGACTCCTTGCGGCTTGGCAATGATCGCTCATTATTGTAGCCAGACTAACACCATCCATCTTAACATGACACAGATGAACAAATTAGCATCCCGTATCGGAGATTCTGCGGCTTATTTTTCTCTAGCCCATGAATACGGTCATTCTGTGCAACGACATTTAGGAATGCTCGACAAAAATCTTCCGGTGGTAGTATTAGAATTGCAAGCTGATTGTTTGGCCGGTGTGTTCTTTTCTGCGACCAAGCAGTTAGGACTTCTCGAACCAGGGGATATCGAAGAAGGAGTAATTATGGCGACGATGACAGGGGATAATCACTATGAAGATCCAAGTCATCACGGAACCTCTAAACAAAGGGCAAAAGCTTTTTTAAGTGGACTTCGTAACCCTACTGCTTGTTTTCAGTAG
- a CDS encoding Fur family transcriptional regulator, translated as MDEPARKIVKRLKEKGLRVTPQRFAVYSNLLSRRDHPTAEQILTTLNENTPTSSQATVYSALQTLRESGLIREVLLEEKVSRYDANVCPHHHFRCRHCGKIEDIEWDAFEEINLRSLPSRLKAESYEVTVQGLCEDCQS; from the coding sequence ATGGATGAGCCAGCCAGAAAAATTGTCAAACGTCTTAAGGAGAAAGGGTTAAGGGTAACACCTCAAAGATTTGCGGTGTACTCAAATTTGCTATCACGTCGGGATCATCCCACTGCTGAGCAAATTTTGACCACTCTCAACGAAAATACTCCAACTTCTTCTCAAGCGACCGTTTACAGTGCTTTACAGACCCTTCGTGAGTCTGGGTTAATTCGAGAAGTGTTATTAGAAGAAAAGGTCTCTCGCTATGACGCGAATGTTTGTCCTCATCATCATTTTCGTTGTCGTCACTGTGGCAAGATAGAGGATATTGAATGGGATGCTTTTGAGGAGATTAACCTACGTTCCCTTCCCTCACGCTTAAAAGCAGAAAGTTATGAAGTTACGGTTCAAGGATTATGTGAAGATTGTCAGAGTTAA
- a CDS encoding peroxiredoxin has translation MAVIDRVPDVVFKTRVRDESVGGSNPYRWQDLTTQEIFGGKKVIVFSLPGAFTPTCSSNHLPRYEELYAEFQSLGVDKIVCISVNDAFVMFKWGQQQEAKNVFLLPDGAGEFTRKMGMLVDKSNIGFGMRSWRYSMLVNDGNIEKLFVEPGFSDNCATDPFEVSDADTMLAYLKGTQPGGVSAPRLAFVG, from the coding sequence ATGGCTGTAATCGATCGCGTACCTGATGTAGTATTTAAGACCCGTGTTCGTGATGAGTCTGTTGGTGGGTCTAACCCTTATCGTTGGCAAGATCTGACCACTCAAGAGATTTTTGGCGGCAAAAAAGTAATTGTGTTCTCTCTCCCTGGAGCTTTCACTCCTACCTGTTCTTCTAATCATTTACCTCGTTATGAAGAGTTATACGCAGAATTTCAATCTCTAGGGGTTGATAAAATCGTTTGTATCTCTGTTAATGATGCGTTTGTGATGTTTAAATGGGGTCAACAACAAGAAGCTAAAAATGTCTTTTTGTTACCCGATGGTGCTGGAGAATTTACCCGCAAAATGGGTATGTTAGTAGATAAATCTAACATTGGTTTTGGAATGCGTTCTTGGCGTTATTCCATGTTAGTTAATGATGGCAACATTGAAAAACTTTTTGTTGAACCTGGTTTTTCTGATAATTGTGCCACTGATCCCTTTGAAGTATCTGACGCTGATACTATGTTAGCTTATCTCAAAGGAACTCAACCTGGAGGGGTTTCTGCTCCTCGTTTAGCTTTTGTTGGTTAA
- a CDS encoding LON peptidase substrate-binding domain-containing protein, with protein sequence MTPSSLAVRELPLFPLPEVVLFPGRPLPLHIFEFRYRMMMNTILEDDRRFGILMVDPVNGEIAKVGCCAEVIRFQRLPDDRMKILTMGQQRFRVLDYVREKPYRIGLVEWIEDKPPTINLRPLAQEVEQLLRDVVHLSAKLTDQKIELPEDLPELAVELSYWVAGNLYGVAPEQQSLLEMQDTVARLQREAEILTSTRNHLAARTALKDVLN encoded by the coding sequence ATGACACCTTCATCCCTTGCTGTGAGAGAACTTCCCCTATTTCCCTTACCTGAAGTGGTTTTATTTCCTGGACGGCCCCTTCCCCTCCATATCTTTGAATTTCGTTATCGTATGATGATGAATACTATCTTGGAAGATGACCGCCGTTTTGGTATATTAATGGTAGATCCCGTTAACGGTGAAATTGCCAAGGTTGGCTGCTGTGCGGAAGTTATTCGCTTTCAACGTTTACCTGATGATCGCATGAAAATCCTCACTATGGGACAACAAAGATTTCGGGTACTTGACTACGTGCGCGAAAAGCCTTATAGAATAGGATTAGTCGAATGGATTGAAGATAAACCCCCAACTATTAATCTTCGTCCCTTAGCTCAAGAAGTCGAGCAACTATTACGAGATGTGGTTCATCTTTCGGCTAAGTTAACTGACCAAAAAATTGAATTACCCGAAGATTTACCCGAACTTGCAGTAGAATTATCCTATTGGGTGGCAGGAAATCTCTATGGAGTCGCACCAGAACAACAGTCTCTCTTAGAAATGCAAGATACTGTCGCTCGTTTACAACGGGAGGCAGAAATTTTGACTTCTACTCGTAACCATTTAGCTGCTCGTACCGCTCTTAAAGATGTCTTAAATTAA
- the pheA gene encoding prephenate dehydratase produces the protein MVISLAHLGPTGTNAETAAIAYAHWLEQQQGQKSILCPCPSIAQTLFAVAKGETQRAVVPVENSTEGSVATTLDTLWQLDDLKIQQELVLPISHALLSRGSSLEGIKTVYSHPQALAQCQSWLERHLPSVSLIPTNSTTEALSEINLQPTSGAIAAPRASKLYDLPILANHINDYPDNCTRFWVLERTPTTRGQSRVSLAFSVPENVPGVLVKPLEVLARRHINLSRIESRPTKRSLGEYLFFLDLEGSTENDCIPDALKELAGYTEVLKIFGSYSVVSFTQADIDRL, from the coding sequence ATGGTGATTTCCTTAGCTCACCTTGGCCCGACGGGAACCAACGCAGAAACAGCCGCGATCGCTTATGCTCATTGGTTAGAACAACAACAGGGACAAAAATCCATATTATGTCCTTGTCCTAGCATTGCTCAAACTTTGTTTGCAGTAGCTAAAGGAGAAACCCAAAGGGCCGTCGTCCCAGTTGAAAATTCCACAGAGGGCAGTGTTGCGACTACCCTAGATACCCTATGGCAGTTAGATGACCTCAAAATTCAACAAGAGCTAGTTTTACCCATCTCCCATGCCTTATTGTCACGGGGAAGCTCTCTAGAAGGGATTAAAACCGTTTATTCCCATCCCCAAGCTTTGGCTCAATGTCAAAGCTGGTTAGAGCGACATCTACCTTCTGTGAGCCTAATTCCTACTAATTCTACCACAGAAGCACTCTCAGAAATTAATCTACAACCAACTTCTGGTGCGATCGCGGCCCCTCGTGCGTCAAAGTTGTATGATTTGCCAATTTTGGCCAATCATATTAATGACTACCCCGATAATTGTACTCGATTTTGGGTATTAGAAAGAACTCCGACAACTAGGGGACAAAGTAGAGTTTCTTTAGCGTTTAGTGTACCTGAAAATGTGCCAGGTGTGCTAGTCAAACCCTTAGAGGTCTTAGCTAGAAGACACATTAATTTAAGTAGAATTGAATCTCGTCCTACTAAGCGATCACTAGGAGAATATCTCTTTTTTCTTGATTTAGAAGGAAGTACAGAAAATGACTGTATTCCAGACGCTTTAAAGGAATTAGCTGGTTATACAGAAGTATTAAAAATATTTGGCAGTTACTCTGTGGTATCGTTTACACAAGCGGATATTGACCGACTTTAG
- a CDS encoding DUF1997 domain-containing protein: MEVCFTATESISLMVEDPLVSIQHYLRQPQRLVKAIADPQLMEQLSELQFRLKMRPLNFMDIYHFQPTVILGVWTDGKGRVYLRSEGCEIRGIDYINNRFSLKLKGQLIPEESQGKTYLQGKANLEVKVSLPPVLWLTPKPLLEVTGNGLLKSVLVRIKQRLVTQLLHDYHHWMNEYYLQETPFENQLTTSINSVPS; this comes from the coding sequence ATGGAAGTTTGTTTTACTGCCACTGAATCTATCTCATTAATGGTCGAAGATCCCCTAGTTTCTATTCAACATTATCTCAGACAACCGCAAAGATTAGTCAAAGCGATCGCCGATCCCCAATTAATGGAACAGTTGTCTGAATTGCAATTTCGTCTAAAGATGCGTCCTCTCAATTTTATGGACATTTATCACTTTCAACCCACAGTTATTTTAGGGGTTTGGACAGATGGAAAAGGGAGAGTTTATTTAAGATCCGAAGGCTGTGAAATACGTGGAATTGACTATATTAATAATCGATTTTCTTTAAAACTAAAAGGACAACTTATTCCCGAAGAAAGTCAAGGCAAAACTTACTTACAAGGAAAAGCAAATTTAGAAGTAAAAGTTTCCTTACCTCCTGTATTATGGTTAACCCCCAAACCCTTATTAGAAGTAACTGGAAATGGACTTTTAAAGAGTGTCTTAGTAAGAATAAAACAAAGATTAGTTACTCAACTTCTCCATGATTATCATCATTGGATGAATGAATATTACTTACAAGAAACTCCTTTTGAAAATCAACTAACTACCTCAATTAATTCTGTCCCCAGTTGA